Proteins encoded by one window of Methyloterricola oryzae:
- a CDS encoding DUF1992 domain-containing protein produces MLFLERLAEQKIAEALERGELDDLPGKGKPIPPEEDLHFVPADMRLAFRILKNSGYIPEEVQLLRDIDDLLSLIDTQGIHGEPERKRLRLLMERLGAQRGGNLALADHYFQRISEKLKSLG; encoded by the coding sequence GTGCTGTTTTTGGAGCGACTTGCCGAGCAGAAGATTGCCGAGGCGTTGGAACGCGGCGAACTGGACGATCTTCCGGGCAAGGGTAAACCGATACCGCCGGAGGAGGATCTGCATTTCGTCCCGGCCGACATGCGCCTGGCTTTTCGCATCCTCAAGAATTCAGGCTACATTCCCGAAGAAGTCCAGCTCCTGCGCGATATCGATGATCTCCTGAGTCTGATCGATACCCAGGGTATCCATGGCGAACCTGAACGCAAGCGCCTGCGCTTGCTGATGGAACGGCTGGGCGCGCAGCGCGGCGGCAACCTGGCGCTGGCTGACCATTATTTCCAACGCATCTCCGAAAAACTCAAGAGCCTGGGCTGA